A DNA window from Castanea sativa cultivar Marrone di Chiusa Pesio chromosome 7, ASM4071231v1 contains the following coding sequences:
- the LOC142643934 gene encoding uncharacterized protein LOC142643934, with product MAMRWFDALEEGSIGSFEELTRAFGARFVTCSRVPRPLDSLLSMAIREGETRKTYLDRYWETFNEIDRDFKDVAVRTFEVGLPTEHELRKSLIMKPARNMRQLMDRIDKHKRVEDDQIQGKGKAKAFPKKRDPRAGGYNNNRPRRDFPNQSSGRGTQVVNSVFKEPVYQILKKIKNEMLVGEGKEVEAVFAPVYRTIRTVCVQVLERWNSSANPGHN from the exons ATGGCTATGCGATGGTTTGATGCGTTGGAAGAAGGTTCAATAGGATCTTTCGAGGAGTTGACTCGAGCGTTTGGGGCTAGATTTGTAACATGTAGTAGAGTTCCTAGACCCTTAGATTCTTTGTTGTCTATGGCAATAAGGGAGGGTGAAACTCGTAAAACCTACTTAGACAGATATTGGGAAACATTCAATGAAATAGATAGGGACTTTAAAGACGTGGCGGTAAGGACTTTTGAGGTGGGGCTTCCAACAGAGCATGAGTTAAGGAAGTCATTGATAATGAAGCCTGCTCGTAATATGCGTCaacttatggatcgtattgacaaGCATAAACGGGTAGAGGATGATCAAATCCAAGGAAAGGGCAAAGCCAAAGCCTTCCCAAAAAAGAGGGATCCTCGTGCAGGGGGATATAATAATAATCGTCCTAGGAGGGATTTTCCCAATCAATCATCGGGAAGAGGCACTCAGGTGGTCAACTCAGTGTTTAAAGAGCCAGTTTATCAAATCTTAAAGAAGATAAAGAATGAGAT GCTAGTTGGTGAAGGCAAGGAAGTTGAAGCAGTTTTTGCACCAGTCTACAGGACAATCAGGACAGTTTGTGTCCAGGTATTAGAGAGATGGAATTCCTCAGCCAACCCTGGGCATAATTAA
- the LOC142643935 gene encoding putative transcriptional regulator tpeD, giving the protein MNIESEKSTEAVAPLWKYVTKLEKAGGGGGNVTFKCNYCEKTFKGSYSRVKAHLLKLSNCGIQPCGKVGDEYLNEMQKLEDAYEESTRRLKKPKLVSLPSDSPSSPHLGPTLSSTATSHPFFQKRKGVGNPTLEMCFNNQYREQLDSLIARTFYSAGLPFHFAKNPYWIKMIKFACNNNLAGYIPPGYNKLRTTLLHKEKVHIEKLLKSIKDTWKEMGLSTVSDGWTDPQKMPLINFMATSEKGPLFIKSIDGTKEYKDKHFISDLFLKVIGEVGHTNVVQIITDNASVMKAAGSIVEAEYPHIFWSPCVVHTLNLALKNICAPKNSLQNEVAYNECNWIAQVSDEATFIRIFITNHSMRLAIFNSFSPLKLLAVAETRFASIIIMLKRLFQVKQHLRSMVISEECMSYREDDVGKAQTVRDYVLNDLWWDKVAYILRFTGPIYEMLRVADTDAPILHKVYEMWDSMIENVKKEIYKQEGKEEYEESPFYDVVHAILIERYYTNQWIKEGRGRVAPHKDAELSTERNKCLKRFFPDIDDRKNVTMEFGLFSGIGAYDDDNMDDRWVLDPILWWLNYGSRLPMLQTLALKLLGQPCSSSCAERNWSTYGFIHCMRRNRITPKRAEDLVFVHSNLRLLSRRREEYTKGNSKKWDISGDTWNEPFGGPGLLEIAYLTLDEPEMEISLVENDDYIDDDDDVVVL; this is encoded by the exons ATGAATATTGAAAGTGAAAAATCAACTGAGGCAGTTGCTCCTTTATGGAAATATGTTACTAAGTTAGAAAaagctggtggtggtggtgggaatGTTACTTTCAAAtgtaactattgtgaaaaaactTTTAAGGGGTCTTATTCAAGGGTGAAGGCACATTTGTTAAAATTGTCTAATTGTGGAATACAACCATGTGGAAAGGTTGGAGATGAGTATCTAAATGAAATGCAAAAATTAGAAGATGCGTATGAGGAATCTACGCGTAGATTGAAGAAGCCTAAGCTAGTGTCTTTACCGTCTGATTCTCCTAGTAGTCCTCATTTGGGTCCTACTCTTAGTAGTACAGCTACAAGTCATCCtttttttcagaaaagaaaaggggttGGGAATCCTACTTTGGAGATGTGTTTTAACAATCAATATCGAGAGCAATTAGATTCTCTTATTGCTAGGACATTTTATTCTGCTGGTTTACCCTTTCACTTTGCTAAGAACCCTTATTGGATTAAGATGATCAAATTTGCATGTAATAATAATTTGGCGGGCTATATTCCTCCGGGTTACAATAAATTGAGAACAACTTTGTTGCATAAAGAGAAGGTACATATTGAGAAGTTGTTGAAGTCAATTAAAGACACTTGGAAAGAAATGGGTTTAAGCACAGTAAGTGATGGGTGGACAGATCCACAAAAAATGCCACTTATCAATTTTATGGCTACATCAGAGAAAGGACCACTTTTTATCAAATCCATTGATGGTACCAAAGAGTACAAAGACAAGCACTTCATTTCTGATTTGTTTCTAAAGGTCATTGGTGAAGTTGGGCATACTAATGTTGTTCAAATTATTACTGATAATGCATCTGTTATGAAAGCTGCAGGATCTATTGTTGAAGCTGAATATCCTCATATATTTTGGTCACCTTGTGTTGTGCATACCCTCAATTTGGCCTTGAAGAATATATGTGCACCTAAGAATTCTTTGCAGAATGAGGTTGCATATAATGAATGTAACTGGATTGCACAAGTTTCAGATGAGGCAACTTTCATTCGTATTTTTATCACAAATCATTCTATGAGATTAgcaatttttaattcattttcccCTTTGAAATTACTTGCTGTTGCTGAAACACGATTTGCTTCAATAATCATCATGCTTAAAAGATTGTTTCAAGTAAAGCAGCATCTTCGAAGTATGGTCATTAGTGAGGAATGTATGTCATATAGAGAAGATGATGTAGGAAAAGCTCAAACTGTGAGGGATTATGTTTTGAATGATTTGTGGTGGGACAAGGTTGCATATATTCTGAGATTCACAGGACCTATTTATGAGATGCTTCGAGTGGCTGACACGGATGCACCCATTCTCCATAAGGTGTATGAAATGTGGGATTCCATGATAGaaaatgtgaagaaagaaatatacaagCAAGAAGGCAAGGAAGAATATGAGGAGTCTCCATTCTATGATGTGGTACATGCTATACTTATTGAACG GTATTATACTAATCAATGGATTAAGGAAGGCAGAGGTCGTGTTGCGCCACACAAGGATGCTGAACTTTCTACGGAGAGAAACAAGTGCCTCAAAAGATTCTTTCCTGATATTGATGATAGGAAGAATGTCACTATGGAGTTTGGTTTGTTTTCAGGAATTGGAGCTTATGATGATGATAACATGGATGATAGGTGGGTCTTGGATCCAATACTTTGGTGGTTAAATTATGGGTCCAGGTTGCCAATGCTTCAAACTTTAGCTCTAAAGCTTCTTGGACAGCCTTGCTCATCATCATGTGCTGAGAGGAATTGGAGTACATATGGCTTCATCCATTGTATGAGGAGGAATAGAATTACTCCTAAACGTGCTGAAGATTTAGTGTTTGTTCATTCTAATCTTCGGCTTCTTTCAAGGAGGAGAGAAGAGTACACTAAAGGAAACTCTAAGAAGTGGGACATTAGTGGAGATACTTGGAATGAGCCATTTGGAGGACCTGGGTTGCTTGAGATTGCTTATCTCACACTAGATGAGCCAGAGATGGAGATAAGTCTTGTTGAGAATGATGACTAtattgatgacgatgatgatgttgttgttCTGTga
- the LOC142642841 gene encoding uncharacterized protein LOC142642841 — protein MASSEVEYASSAPFGCVLRDNGRPDRYRENGNRANFPKNLKHLVTGRLHSCIGISSGPVSDANPGAQNDNIVESWIGNGERNSNHSPNGEKKYSTMSPKQMQSLERWTARPEQEIVSTIDKQRQEAEPLELSNSPIMSSGESSFRREEGSPHPPVGSVEIPNLGASSLVQIWEKRLTKSNSMKLRSNSENSSVENGFPVQESSAEAGESVVVEEKYDAQPNDDPFPDWESGRTSPNDPPSSSQGCNSEGESEKVRIVDIIKKLTAATQMQSPRSSSCGDDNDHDQSSMLGSPYRERDCTYWDQFEYKVLPHVISPRIRGRQAFTDLLMQLERDRQREIDALAERRAVSRFTQRGRIQSLIRLRLLQRGMAIQDQPRPQPTVSKVNKLPQGSNIMHLRERFSTGVEQVTTAQNDATYPRSPRLEIVNNAAHLDSSCRERPSTSDEQVTTAQNGATYPRSPPRETVRNAVHLDSSCRERLITGVEQVATAQNDSAYPRSPRQKIVNNEDYLNSSSTFNQPSNHFHNQEVNITDQHSTHQLENSMSHIKEDVHEEARSSDATLQGTSSEVRNLDSEEFADRTASFKFWAENEIAEEVEVIDHDYAETSYDWINDIARPRSYWEHCRQERYEEVLNNSDNGEICQLLERRTVSSFLTSDFRERIDRLMVSRIDRQMHLEEREDENGSQEGMDQFMSFLHSFTDPSGSQQEEEEEEEEEEEDEEQVEEEEEEDRDVAEEGEESLISGQYHEAGDDFDESSSSMQIASPYPLGSWSYQDNQVGDDSDQVTSTSPRQHLPSQPYYQDSQQNSAATNPNSIEMELIYDMRGQMEQLYHEMSELRKSIKSCMDMQMMLQQSSKQESHSAQGEGKKSYDGVPKKGNCCICYEKQIDSLLYRCGHMCTCLKCAHELQWGSGKCPICRAPIVDVVRAYVDS, from the exons atggcATCCTCTGAAGTTGAATACGCTTCCTCTGCACCTTTTGGTTGTGTTCTAAGGGACAATGGCAGGCCTGATCGGTACAGAGAAAACGGTAATCGAGCTAACTTTCCTAAAAACCTCAAGCACTTGGTGACGGGTCGCCTCCATTCGTGCATTGGAATATCTTCGGGCCCTGTATCAGACGCGAATCCGGGGGCTCAAAATGATAATATTGTTGAATCTTGGATTGGCAATGGAGAGAGGAACAGTAATCATAGTCCCAATGGTGAGAAAAAGTACTCAACAATGAGCCCGAAGCAGATGCAAAGTCTTGAAAGATGGACTGCCCGACCAGAACAAGAGATTGTATCAACAATTGACAAACAGAGGCAGGAGGCAGAGCCCTTGGAATTATCAAATTCTCCAATCATGTCATCAGGGGAATCAAGTTTTAGGAGGGAGGAAGGCTCCCCGCATCCACCGGTTGGTTCTGTTGAAATTCCAAACCTTGGGGCTTCTTCCCTTGTTCAGATATGGGAGAAGAGGCTTACCAAGTCCAACAGTATGAAATTAAGGTCTAATTCTGAAAACAGCAGTGTTGAAAATGGTTTCCCTGTTCAAGAATCATCAGCTGAAGCAGGGGAATCTGTTGTTgttgaagaaaaatatgatgCTCAGCCTAATGATGACCCCTTTCCTGATTGGGAGTCAGGTAGAACGTCTCCAAATGATCCACCATCTTCGTCACAAGGCTGTAATTCAGAAGGAGAGAGTGAGAAGGTTAGAATAGTGGATATCATTAAGAAGTTAACAGCTGCAACACAAATGCAGAGCCCCAGGTCCTCATCTTGTGGCGATGATAATGATCACGACCAGTCTAGCATGCTTGGATCGCCATATAGAGAGCGGGACTGTACTTATTGGGATCAATTTGAGTATAAAGTTTTGCCTCATGTTATTTCACCCCGGATCAGAGGGCGTCAAGCATTCACGGATTTGCTTATGCAATTGGAACGCGACAGGCAAAGGGAGATAGACGCATTGGCTGAGCGACGTGCAGTTTCTAGATTTACACAAAGAGGCCGCATTCAG TCATTGATTCGGCTTAGATTACTACAACGGGGCATGGCAATTCAAGATCAACCACGCCCGCAACCAACAGTATCTAAAGTCAACAAATTACCACAAGGATCTAACATCATGCATCTAag GGAGAGATTTAGCACAGGTGTAGAGCAGGTCACAACAGCCCAGAATGATGCCACTTATCCAAGAAGCCCACGTCTGGAGATAGTAAACAATGCAGCTCATTTGGACAGTTCTTGCAGGGAAAGACCTAGCACAAGTGATGAGCAGGTCACAACAGCCCAGAATGGTGCAACTTATCCAAGAAGCCCTCCTCGGGAGACGGTACGCAATGCAGTTCATTTGGACAGTTCTTGTAGGGAGAGACTTATCACAGGTGTTGAGCAGGTCGCAACAGCCCAGAATGATTCAGCTTATCCAAGAAGCCCTCGTCAGAAGATAGTAAACAATGAAGATTATTTGAACAGTTCTTCCACATTCAATCAGCCAAGTAACCACTTTCATAATCAGGAAGTTAATATAACTGATCAGCATAGTACACACCAGTTAGAAAACTCAATGTCACACATAAAGGAAGATGTTCATGAAGAAGCCAGAAGTTCAGATGCGACATTGCAAGGAACAAGCTCAGAGGTTAGAAATCTTGACTCAGAAGAATTTGCAGATAGAACTGCATCCTTTAAGTTTTGGGCTGAGAATGAGATAGCAGAAGAAGTGGAGGTCATTGACCATGATTATGCAGAAACCAGTTACGACTGGATTAATGACATTGCTCGCCCACGAAGTTATTGGGAACATTGCAGACAAGAACGGTATGAGGAGGTGCTTAATAACTCAGACAATGGGGAGATATGTCAACTCCTTGAAAG AAGAACAGTTTCAAGTTTTCTCACTAGTGATTTCAGAGAGAGAATAGACAGATTGATGGTGTCCCGCATAGATAGACAGATGCATCtagaagaaagagaagatgAGAATGGCAGCCAGGAGGGAATGGACCAATTCATGTCTTTCTTACATAGTTTTACGGATCCATCAGGCAgtcaacaagaagaagaagaagaagaagaagaagaagaagaagacgaagaacaagtagaagaagaggaagaggaagacagAGATGTGGCAGAGGAAGGAGAGGAGAGCCTAATCAGTGGTCAGTATCATGAAGCTGGCGATGACTTTGATGAATCCTCATCATCAATGCAAATAGCTTCACCATATCCATTAGGGTCATGGAGTTATCAGGATAATCAAGTTGGTGATGATTCTGATCAAGTTACATCCACATCTCCACGCCAACATTTACCATCTCAACCTTACTATCAGGATAGTCAGCAAAACTCTGCGGCCACAAATCCTAATTCAATT GAAATGGAACTCATATATGATATGAGAGGCCAAATGGAGCAACTCTATCATGAGATGTCTGAGCTAAGAAAATCAATCAAGAGCTGCATGGACATGCAGATGATGTTGCAACAATCCTCTAAGCAGGAGTCTCATTCAG CTCAGGGGGAGGGGAAGAAGTCCTATGATGGGGTACCAAAGAAAGGCAATTGTTGTATTTGCTATGAAAAGCAAATCGACTCACTTTTATACAG ATGTGGACACATGTGCACTTGTCTCAAATGTGCTCATGAATTGCAATGGGGTAGTGGAAAGTGTCCAATATGTCGAGCTCCAATAGTGGATGTCGTGCGAGCTTATGTGGATTCATAG